GATGGCGCGGCAGGTCGATCTGTGCGTGCCCGAGTACGACCCGCTCGTCCGCCCGGCGAACCTCCCGAGCTGGCCGTCGGCGCCGCTCGTCGAGCAGATCGATCCCGCGCAGGCGCGCGAGCTCGAGGAGCGGCACGCCAACCTCGAGGATCCCTGGACCGACTGGGACGACGTCGGCGTCGTCGAGCTCGTCGCGGGCCGCGACTTCGACGCCGCGGTGCTCGGAATCTCGATCGGCGCGTTTCCGTCGATCTGCCGGGCGCTCTCGGCGCAGCGCCCGGAGTGGCGCGAGATGATCGACCGGCTCTCGACGATCCAGACGCAGGCGCTGCAGCTCTGGTGGAAGCCGGACGTCGCGGAGCTCGGCTGGCAGGGAGGCAACGCGACCGGCACCGGCTACGGCCAGCCGCTCGAGAGCTGGTCCGACATGTCGGGCGTGATTCCGCGGGAGCTCTGGCCGCCGCAGGAACGGCCCGGCGCGATCGTCTACTTCTGCGGGCCGATGAAGACGCCGGAGACGCTGCCGCACGGGAAGGACCCGGCGTTCGGAAGAGGGCAGAGCGACGCCGCGTGGAGGAACGCCGCCGATTGGTGCGCCTCCTGCGTCGGGCATCTCTACCCCGGCGCGGTCGATCCGGCCGATCCGGGCCGGCTGCGCTTCGATCTGCTCGTCGATCCGTCGGGCGTCTAAGGCCCCGAGCGGTTCGCGCACCAGTACGCGCGCGCCAACTACACGCCGAGCGAGCGATACGTGCTCGATCTCCCCGGGACCAACCGGTACCGGCTCGAGGCGGACACGTCGGGATACGACAACCTCGCGCTCGCGGGAGACTGGATCTTCACGGGGCTGGGCGGCGCGGTCGAGTCCGCGGTGATGGCGGGAATGCAGGCCGCGCGGGCGCTCGCCGGCGTCCCGCGAAAGATCGTCGGAGAAGAGAAGAGCCCGTGGCGCCG
This sequence is a window from Thermoanaerobaculia bacterium. Protein-coding genes within it:
- a CDS encoding FAD-dependent oxidoreductase, which gives rise to MLDLPGTNRYRLEADTSGYDNLALAGDWIFTGLGGAVESAVMAGMQAARALAGVPRKIVGEEKSPWRRKATLARLV